From the Anabaena sphaerica FACHB-251 genome, one window contains:
- a CDS encoding response regulator, translating into MKPKRILVVDNEQYIQEVAKICLETVAGWEVLTASSGKEGILQAQNHQPDAILLDVMMPDMDGLAAFANLQANPTTKEIPVILLTAKIQIADRRRYAQLGIKSAIAKPFNPLELAGQVAAALGWSLEK; encoded by the coding sequence ATGAAACCAAAGCGAATTTTAGTAGTTGATAATGAGCAGTATATTCAAGAAGTGGCCAAGATTTGTTTGGAAACTGTTGCCGGTTGGGAAGTCCTGACGGCTAGTTCGGGAAAAGAGGGAATATTACAGGCCCAAAATCACCAACCAGATGCGATTTTACTAGATGTGATGATGCCCGATATGGATGGACTTGCTGCTTTTGCAAATTTACAAGCAAATCCCACTACAAAAGAAATTCCGGTGATTTTGTTAACTGCGAAAATCCAAATTGCTGATCGCCGTCGTTACGCTCAATTGGGAATAAAGAGTGCGATCGCTAAACCGTTTAATCCGCTAGAATTAGCAGGGCAAGTAGCAGCGGCTTTGGGCTGGAGTTTGGAGAAGTAG